Proteins from one Bos taurus isolate L1 Dominette 01449 registration number 42190680 breed Hereford chromosome 7, ARS-UCD2.0, whole genome shotgun sequence genomic window:
- the OR2O2 gene encoding olfactory receptor family 2 subfamily O member 2 — protein sequence MDIWNHTSLSDFILLGLFSYSPYDFFLFSLVLLASATALAGNILFLLLTQADRRLHTPMYFFLSQVSIMDLTIMGAVVPKMAANFLSGSKIISWGGCATQVFLVVMVGGAECFLLAVMAYDRYVAVCHPLRYPVLMNWKACCLMSLASWMGGVADSVIDVGMVFSFPYCGSLQVDHFFCEVPAVLHLSCADTSLFEDLIYACCVIMLLLPLGVVVASYARILMAVISMTSTEGKQKALSTCSSHLAVVGLYYGGAIFSYMQRASTRTPVGDRATSIFYTILTPMLNPLIYSLRNKQVMRAFKKMWKMQGR from the coding sequence ATGGACATCTGGAACCACACCTCGCTATCAGACTTCATCCTTTTGGGTCTGTTCAGCTATTCACCATATGACTTCTTCCTATTTTCCCTTGTCCTTCTGGCCTCTGCTACAGCCCTGGCTGGCAAcatcctcttcctcctgctcacCCAGGCTGACAGGCGCCTGCACACTCCCATGTACTTTTTTCTTAGTCAGGTTTCCATCATGGACCTGACCATAATGGGTGCAGTGGTGCCCAAGATGGCAGCCAACTTCCTCTCGGGAAGTAAGATCATCTCTTGGGGTGGCTGTGCCACTCAGGTCTTCTTAGTGGTCATGGTAGGAGGAGCTGAGTGCTTCCTCCTGGCAGTCATGGCCTATGACAGGTATGTGGCCGTGTGTCACCCCCTGCGGTACCCTGTGCTCATGAACTGGAAGGCCTGCTGTCTGATGTCCTTGGCATCCTGGATGGGTGGAGTGGCTGACAGTGTGATTGATGTAGGGATGGTCTTCAGCTTCCCCTACTGTGGCTCTCTCCAGGTGGACCACTTCTTCTGTGAGGTCCCGGCCGTGCTGCATCTCTCTTGTGCAGACACATCCCTCTTTGAGGACCTCATCTATGCTTGTTGCgtgatcatgctgctgctgcccctGGGGGTCGTTGTGGCTTCCTATGCCCGGATCCTCATGGCTGTTATTAGCATGACCTCCACTGAGGGGAAACAGAAGGCTCTGTCCACGTGCTCCTCCCAcctggctgtggtgggtctttacTATGGGGGAGCCATATTTAGCTACATGCAGAGAGCCTCCACTAGGACTCCAGTGGGGGACCGAGCCACCTCCATCTTCTATACCATCCTCACCCCAATGCTCAACCCACTCATTTACAGCCTGAGGAACAAGCAGGTAATGAGGGCCTTCAAGAAGATGTGGAAGATGCAGGGGAGATAG
- the OR2O2 gene encoding olfactory receptor family 2 subfamily O member 2 isoform X1, which yields MDIWNHTSLSDFILLGLFSYSPYDFFLFSLVLLASATALAGNILFLLLTQADRRLHTPMYFFLSQVSIMDLTIMGAVVPKMAANFLSGSKIISWGGCATQVFLVVMVGGAECFLLAVMAYDRYVAVCHPLRYPVLMNWKACCLMSLASWMGGVADSVIDVGMVFSFPYCGSLQVDHFFCEVPAVLHLSCADTSLFEDLIYACCVIMLLLPLGVVVASYARILMAVISMTSTEGKQKALSTCSSHLAVVGLYYGGAIFSYMQRASTRTPVGDRATSIFYTILTPMLNPLIYSLRNKQVMRAFKKILKKREVSKHQETFSLPNLCRALEAQRAT from the coding sequence ATGGACATCTGGAACCACACCTCGCTATCAGACTTCATCCTTTTGGGTCTGTTCAGCTATTCACCATATGACTTCTTCCTATTTTCCCTTGTCCTTCTGGCCTCTGCTACAGCCCTGGCTGGCAAcatcctcttcctcctgctcacCCAGGCTGACAGGCGCCTGCACACTCCCATGTACTTTTTTCTTAGTCAGGTTTCCATCATGGACCTGACCATAATGGGTGCAGTGGTGCCCAAGATGGCAGCCAACTTCCTCTCGGGAAGTAAGATCATCTCTTGGGGTGGCTGTGCCACTCAGGTCTTCTTAGTGGTCATGGTAGGAGGAGCTGAGTGCTTCCTCCTGGCAGTCATGGCCTATGACAGGTATGTGGCCGTGTGTCACCCCCTGCGGTACCCTGTGCTCATGAACTGGAAGGCCTGCTGTCTGATGTCCTTGGCATCCTGGATGGGTGGAGTGGCTGACAGTGTGATTGATGTAGGGATGGTCTTCAGCTTCCCCTACTGTGGCTCTCTCCAGGTGGACCACTTCTTCTGTGAGGTCCCGGCCGTGCTGCATCTCTCTTGTGCAGACACATCCCTCTTTGAGGACCTCATCTATGCTTGTTGCgtgatcatgctgctgctgcccctGGGGGTCGTTGTGGCTTCCTATGCCCGGATCCTCATGGCTGTTATTAGCATGACCTCCACTGAGGGGAAACAGAAGGCTCTGTCCACGTGCTCCTCCCAcctggctgtggtgggtctttacTATGGGGGAGCCATATTTAGCTACATGCAGAGAGCCTCCACTAGGACTCCAGTGGGGGACCGAGCCACCTCCATCTTCTATACCATCCTCACCCCAATGCTCAACCCACTCATTTACAGCCTGAGGAACAAGCAGGTAATGAGGGCCTTCAAGAAGAT